In Penicillium psychrofluorescens genome assembly, chromosome: 5, a single window of DNA contains:
- a CDS encoding uncharacterized protein (ID:PFLUO_008023-T1.cds;~source:funannotate): protein MAPTACVSHAELCTIKQDYLDSLDHHGQVSSHGEDDLLQSRLTAKELVLDVLKKRATEVDVDHCGPGEEDAFYVADMGEVYRQHLRWKMNLGRVKPFYAVKCNPDPEVLRLMAQLGNGFDCASKSEIELALQAGIEPSRIIYAQPCKTKSYLRFAAEVGVKQMTFDNADELYKIKATFPDAELYLRILTDDSTSLCRLSMKFGASLDVAQQLLELAHQLELKVVGVSFHVGSGAEDPTAFLKAVQDARMVFDQAEEVGHELHTLDVGGGFCQSSFEKFAGILSDAIDSYFPPHIRIIAEPGRYYVASAFTLAANVIARRDVPDPLDPSRDAYMLYLNDGVYGNFSNIIFDHQHPVAQVLTRAADQPADRGSLNPATSENFSYSIWGPTCDGIDVISERIDLPGLLNAGDWLYFEDMGAYTKCSATRFNGFSDNHEVIYISSETGASALLNY, encoded by the exons ATGGCCCCGACTGCGTGCGTATCGCATGCTGAACTATGCACCATCAAACAGGACTATCTTGATAGTCTAGACCATCACGGTCAGGTCAGCAGCCATGGAGAGGACGACTTGTTGCAATCTCGGTTGACGGCCAAGGAACTGGTTCTGGATGTGTTGAAGAAACGGGCCACCGAGGTTGATGTGGACCACTGTGGCcccggggaggaggatgcgtTCTATGTCGCGGATATGGGCGAGGTATACCGCCAGCACCTGCGCTGGAAGATGAATTTGGGCCGCGTCAAGCCCTTTTATG CGGTCAAGTGTAACCCGGACCCAGAGGTTCTTCGCCTCATGGCCCAGCTCGGAAACGGGTTTGATTGTGCGTCCAAGTCTGAGATCGAACTGGCTCTGCAGGCCGGTATCGAGCCTAGCCGCATCATCTACGCCCAGCCCTGCAAGACCAAGTCTTACCTGCGGTTCGCTGCCGAGGTAGGTGTCAAGCAGATGACTTTTGACAATGCCGACGAGCTGTACAAGATCAAGGCGACATTCCCCGACGCCGAACTGTACCTCCGCATCCTGACGGATGACTCGACCAGCCTGTGCCGTCTGAGCATGAAGTTCGGTGCATCCCTAGATGTGGCCCAGCAGCTACTCGAGCTGGCGCACCAGCTCGAGCTCAAGGTTGTCGGCGTCAGCTTTCACGTTGGCTCCGGCGCAGAGGATCCTACCGCTTTCCTCAAGGCCGTCCAGGATGCGCGGATGGTGTTCGACCAGGCTGAGGAAGTCGGCCACGAACTCCACACCCTggatgtcggcggcggcttctGCCAGTCCAGTTTCGAGAAATTCGCCGGTATCCTGAGCGATGCCATAGACAGCTACTTCCCGCCGCACAtccgcatcatcgccgagcCGGGTCGCTACTACGTCGCCAGCGCGTTCACCCTTGCTGCCAATGTCATCGCGCGGCGCGACGTGCCAGACCCGCTGGACCCTTCCCGCGATGCGTACATGCTATACCTGAATGACGGCGTCTACGGCAACTTCTCgaacatcatcttcgaccaccagcacccCGTGGCCCAGGTTCTTACCCGCGCCGCAGACCAGCCTGCCGACCGGGGCTCTCTGAATCCTGCGACTTCGGAGAACTTCTCGTACTCGATCTGGGGCCCGACCTGCGACGGCATCGATGTCATCTCCGAGCGCATCGACCTGCCAGGTCTTCTGAATGCGGGTGACTGGCTCTACTTTGAGGATATGGGCGCCTACACCAAGTGCAGCGCTACTCGTTTCAATGGATTCTCGGATAATCACGAGGTGATCTACATTTCCAGCGAGACTGGTGCTTCTGCCCTCCTCAACTATTAA
- a CDS encoding uncharacterized protein (ID:PFLUO_008022-T1.cds;~source:funannotate), with product MAPIPITIVTGFLGSGKTTLLLNLIPQLPPSYRLALLKNEFGDVAVDSQLASTQSISGVRELLNGCICCNLVGQLSDALNQLRDEVQPDRIVIETSGSAFPATLAMEVNRLAREQGGYFVLDGVISVIDVENWEGYEDTSYTAKLQAKYTDLIIFNKWESVSEQRFDVCLDRVGDLDIETPWVKSEKGKVEKGVLLGIDGALFAKEDTHGLNGVEHGHGHEHKHDHQSEVEVLSVVLKSSSSEETIDVPALEQLLSSVPRAEVYRIKGIMRCSTQNPPAESSDNLEARQTSDSTACQDYILNWAFGRWTCTPSAVMAESADPTVVSRMTFICARYESTKWKKKLEAGGLVQANEAELTVQKLA from the coding sequence ATGGCCCCAATCCCCATAACAATCGTCACAGGATTCCTGGGTTCAGGCAAAAcaaccctcctcctcaacctAATCCCGCAATTACCACCTTCCTACCGGCTCGCCCTCCTCAAAAACGAATTCGGCGACGTGGCCGTCGACTCCCAACTCGCCTCCACGCAATCAATCTCCGGCGTGCGCGAGCTTCTCAACGGCTGTATCTGCTGCAACCTGGTCGGACAACTCAGCGACGCGCTAAACCAGCTGCGCGATGAAGTGCAGCCGGACCGAATCGTCATCGAGACGAGCGGGAGCGCATTCCCTGCTACGCTGGCGATGGAGGTGAACAGGCTGGCGCGCGAACAGGGGGGCTACTTTGTGCTCGACGGTGTGATTAGCGTGATTGATGTTGAGAATTGGGAGGGGTATGAGGATACGTCGTACACGGCTAAGTTGCAAGCCAAGTACACGGATCTGATTATCTTTAATAAGTGGGAGAGTGTCTCCGAGCAGCGATTTGATGTCTGCTTGGATCGAGTTGGGGATTTGGATATCGAGACGCCTTGGGTGAAGTCTGAGAAGGGGAAAGTGGAGAAGGGGGTGTTGCTGGGGATTGATGGTGCGCTTTTTGCGAAGGAGGACACGCACGGTCTCAATGGGGTGGAGCATGGCCATGGCCACGAGCACAAGCATGATCATCAGtccgaggtcgaggtgctTTCTGTGGTGCtcaaatcctcctcgtcggaggAGACAATCGACGTCCCTGCTTTGGAGCAGCTCCTGTCCTCTGTGCCGAGGGCGGAAGTCTACCGCATCAAGGGGATCATGCGCTGTTCTACTCAAAATCCACCGGCAGAGTCATCTGATAATCTCGAGGCGCGCCAGACATCCGATTCTACTGCCTGTCAGGACTATATTCTGAACTGGGCTTTTGGACGCTGGACGTGCACCCCTTCTGCCGtgatggccgagtcggctGACCCCACGGTGGTCTCTCGCATGACTTTCATCTGTGCTCGGTATGAGTCTACAAAGTGGAAAAAGAAGCTCGAGGCTGGCGGGCTTGTGCAAGCAAACGAGGCCGAGTTGACGGTGCAGAAACTGGCCTAG
- a CDS encoding uncharacterized protein (ID:PFLUO_008019-T1.cds;~source:funannotate), with protein sequence MDTHDVSEEPQYLKYLVQHKKTLQNAQRFKGQQPKQKQSREDLIMEFMFRQMASNNMTPDIHEFAIRSSFLPPTYVPSIAPFRELSKIMIKDLVLETHHRGSYLLLRTVTPADRMTAVLAIVEDEEGKVLVLQLYNQNPSRAAEDILNEGAVLIIKEPYLKVMADGGYGIRVDHLSDVKFVPGHDRLVPPSWRKGPGKRDTLRMSAQDWRMVGNDFFNKSSYSKALEYFPAEDETFIIKLNRALAFIKVDRADDALRDIPDPKMSEKALFRKAQAFYHLRRYRECCDEFRILCQEYPKNSAASREFTRAIKRLAEKVNGRYPFKQLQLEAAKLRPPHLDRATYIGPVSVRSTFSHGRGLFTTKAVKAGDILLCEKAFAHSFVDRTGFTRSAVILINPETNRMTLGGQAELITLIVQKLYKNASLMPVVSDLHHGSYNSLEVCEVDDAPVVDTFLVEQIVSLNGFGCPVSSRKSHISLMTNQKVEEKFDSCGLWPMASHINHSCYSNCRRSFIGDMMIIRATQDLEPNTELVFWYTPPFEDKPDKQPDFDHWGFKCSCAMCQDIQATQKITFVERDRLVADLRKYFQSPHPNGARIESTLATLAETYSRPASEVPRLTLWDPYLSLCGVYSEWNQPEKAIECGLKALESLGYVIDGGKFPRASKTPLVVKKWGLMLDLLVNCWMLLALAYSQVAPELEVKAEGYAKLTYRICVGEDETFHETYGRHADRLDGFLAEGE encoded by the exons ATGGACACTCACGATGTCTCAGAGGAGCCGCAATACCTGAAGTATCTGGTTCAGCATAAGAAGACTCTCCAGAATGCCCAGCGTTTTAAGGGTCAGCAACCAAAGCAGAAGCAATCCCGAGAAGATCTGATTATGGAGTTTATGTTTCGACAGATGGCGAGCAATAATATGACTCCTGACATCCATGAGTTCGCTATTCGCTCatcctttcttcctccaaccTACGTTCCTAGTATCGCCCCGTTCCGGGAGCTCAGCAAGATCATGATCAAAGATCTTGTTCTCGAGACACACCACCGTGGCTCATACCTCCTTCTGAGAACAGTCACCCCAGCGGACAGGATGACTGCAGTCCTGGCCAttgtggaggatgaagagggtAAGGTTTTGGTCCTTCAGCTGTACAACCAAAACCCATCTCGTGCTGCCGAGGACATACTGAATGAGGGAGCAGTGCTCATTATCAAAGAGCCGTATCTCAAAGTGATGGCTGACGGAGGCTATGGAATACGGGTGGACCACCTCTCCGACGTCAAGTTTGTCCCCGGACATGACAGGTTGGTTCCCCCATCTTGGCGTAAGGGGCCTGGGAAGAGGGATACCTTGAGAATGTCTGCCCAAGATTGGCGAATGGTGGGCAACGACTTTTTCAACAAGTCCAG TTACTCCAAAGCTTTGGAATATTTCCCAGCAGAGGATGAGACCTTTATCATCAAGCTAAACCGTGCTCTTGCTTTTATCAAAGTCGACCGAGCAGATGATGCTCTTCGCGATATTCCGGATCCCAAGATGTCTGAGAAAGCTTTGTTCCGCAAAGCTCAGGCATTCTACCATCTCCGGAGATACCGAGAGTGTTGCGATGAATTCAGGATTCTTTGCCAGGAGTACCCAAAAAACAGTGCCGCCAGCAGGGAATTTACGCGAGCGATCAAGCGCCTGGCAGAAAAAGTGAACGGCAGATATCCTTTCAAGCAGTTGCAGCTGGAAGCGGCAAAGCTTCGTCCACCACACTTGGACCGCGCGACATACATCGGCCCTGTTTCCGTCAGGTCTACCTTTTCTCATGGACGAGGCTTGTTCACCACAAAGGCAGTCAAGGCCGGTGATATTCTGCTTTGCGAGAAAGCTTTTGCGCATTCATTCGTCGATCGCACCGGCTTCACTCGCAGTGCAGTCATTCTGATCAACCCGGAAACGAACCGTATGACCCTTGGTGGTCAGGCGGAGCTCATCACCCTGATTGTCCAAAAGCTTTACAAAAATGCATCCTTGATGCCAGTTGTCTCTGATCTCCACCACGGTTCTTACAACTCTCTCGAGGTCTGCGAGGTTGATGACGCGCCTGTTGTGGATAC ATTCCTTGTCGAACAAATCGTGTCATTGAATGGCTTTGGTTGCCCTGTCTCCTCTCGCAAGTCTCACATTAGCCTTATGACCAACCAAAAGGTAGAAGAGAAGTTCGACTCCTGCGGCCTTTGGCCCATGGCATCTCACATAAACCACTCCTGCTACAGTAACTGTCGAAGATCGTTCATTGGAGATATGATGATTATCCGAGCTACCCAAGATCTCGAGCCCAACACCGAACTCGTCTTTTGGTACACTCCGCCTTTTGAGGACAAACCCGACAAGCAACCTGACTTCGATCACTGGGGCTTCAAGTGCAGTTGTGCTATGTGTCAAGACATCCAAGCCACGCAGAAAATCACTTTCGTCGAGAGAGATAGACTGGTTGCTGATCTGCGGAAATATTTTCAATCTCCCCATCCAAATGGAGCCAGGATCGAGTCTACCCTCGCGACGCTCGCAGAGACATACAGTCGACCAGCCTCTGAGGTCCCCCGTCTTACCTTATGGGACCCCTATTTGAGCCTCTGTGGGGTGTACTCCGAATGGAACCAGCCGGAGAAGGCTATTGAGTGTGGTTTGAAAGCTCTGGAATCGCTGGGCTATGTGATTGATGGTGGAAAGTTCCCCCGAGCGTCCAAAACACCTCTAGTCGTCAAGAAATGGGGGTTGATGCTGGACTTGCTTGTGAACTGTTGGATGCTTCTCGCTCTGGCCTATAGCCAGGTGGCGCCTGAGCTTGAGGTGAAGGCTGAGGGGTATGCCAAGCTCACATACAGAATCTGTGTAGGTGAAGACGAGACATTCCATGAGACTTACGGACGACACGCAGATCGGCTTGACGGTTTTCTTGCTGAGGGAGAATAG
- a CDS encoding uncharacterized protein (ID:PFLUO_008024-T1.cds;~source:funannotate) — protein MVYYIRFLKTPRVQQQKGSSVVSALICITTDLGDAFLAQDVDLIAELTISHSSKILTTSSLAWQAGKRELPISLELPRGFAQQPVVLTVRPRGPQSPVKDSLCPVPLVVSGWSTPISAQLPAEKLIERRFSLGDSPEPQTSDLCISEETGNSIARHIWDAALASVIYLQKVTSGTSEGMPSLGHLLQHPRQTPLQVVELGAGCGIVGIALAQLHPYCSVLLTDLPEVEEIVARNINAARPASQSTVYYRPLDWNEPPPEDLCSSAIDLILLSDCTYNADSLPALVSTLDRLVRISPGAIILVALKRRHDSETVFFDLMQSAAFQSLQDGIPLPSQNDQVDQIELYCYSR, from the exons ATGGTCTATTATATCCGCTTCCTCAAGACCCCCCGAgtccagcagcagaaggggTCCTCTGTTGTTTCCGCGTTGATTTGCATCACCACGGATCTTGGAGATGCATTCCTGGCCCAGGATGTGGACTTGATCGCAGAGTTAACTATTTCTCATTCCTCAAAAATTCTGACCACAAGCTCCCTGGCTTGGCAAGCTGGGAAACGTGAGCTTCCAATTTCTCTGGAATTGCCTCGTGGCTTTGCGCAGCAACCCGTGGTGTTGACTGTTCGGCCTCGGGGCCCTCAGTCGCCTGTCAAAGACTCACTATGTCCGGTCCCATTAGTGGTCTCGGGCTGGAGTACCCCAATCTCGGCGCAATTGCCGGCTGAGAAGCTGATTGAACGCCGGTTCAGTCTCGGGGACAGCCCAGAACCCCAAACATCAGACCTCTGCATCTCCGAGGAGACTGGCAACAGCATTGCTCGGCATATTTG GGATGCGGCGCTCGCCTCAGTAATATACCTTCAAAAAGTCACCAGTGGAACATCAGAGGGAATGCCCTCGCTCGGTCACCTCTTACAGCACCCACGCCAAACCCCTCTCCAAGTGGTTGAACTGGGAGCCGGATGTGGCATTGTGGGCATTGCCCTCGCCCAGCTGCACCCCTACTGCTCCGTCCTACTCACAGACCTCCCGGAAGTCGAGGAGATTGTCGCACGGAATATCAATGCTGCCCGACCGGCCTCCCAGTCGACGGTCTACTATCGACCTCTCGACTGGAACGAGCCGCCACCCGAGGATCTTTGTAGCAGCGCTATCGATCTGATCCTGCTGTCCGACTGTACCTACAATGCCGACAGCTTGCCCGCGCTGGTCTCTACGCTGGACCGATTGGTCCGGATCTCGCCGGGGGCGATCATCTTGGTGGCCTTGAAGAGGCGGCACGACAGCGAAACGGTGTTTTTCGATCTGATGCAGTCTGCGGCGTTCCAATCCCTCCAAGACGGCATCCCGCTTCCCTCGCAGAATGACCAAGTCGATCAGATCGAATTGTACTGCTACAGCCGGTGA
- a CDS encoding uncharacterized protein (ID:PFLUO_008025-T1.cds;~source:funannotate) produces the protein MMRPRDPRIRQRINQISHNLESANETAQEGLYTFSHNYISPCFASLGNCVYACTAPCLPTREDHIRRRRRGHAEAVFDFYDDWDNEDADETLLGWGAGELDRLLAGSGLTQGTAEQPRRPRKMSYGTRNPRRRSTVHIPDNRTDPTIIPSSSLLGFLERFPWRFGARGVKYRPSAADLQEQPSGLHRFTQEEEPLMEAADEDLIRPANSPTGRNRSATQSSLGTTNSLSSRGDLIPSDEEEDAVPLDDEFAFVLGHRGTSLEDDDHFGTKSEITKSASGTSSLTGTSSKKKAKRKKKKRSTRSSASDVAVVQGLDTPSMADLKLEEQHAALEEESAIQKRRAVAHELALNRGLEDEVDGSSPLISPIVERPSNARQWSDSSSRRFSGEHEPFPSFEAGSP, from the coding sequence ATGATGCGCCCGCGCGACCCTCGCATCCGCCAGCGGATCAACCAGATCTCGCATAACCTCGAATCGGCCAACGAGACCGCCCAGGAAGGTCTCTACACCTTTTCGCATAATTACATCTCACCATGCTTCGCGTCCCTTGGCAACTGTGTCTACGCATGTACCGCGCCCTGTCTCCCGACTAGAGAAGACCACAtacgacggcgacggcgcggcCATGCCGAGGCTGTATTTGACTTCTACGACGATTGGGACAATGAAGACGCGGATGAAACTTTGCTTGGTTGGGGAGCGGGAGAACTCGATCGTCTCTTGGCGGGGAGTGGGCTGACACAGGGCACTGCGGAACAGCCACGCCGGCCTCGAAAAATGAGCTATGGCACACGCAATCCCAGGCGAAGAAGCACAGTGCATATACCGGACAACCGCACAGATCCGACCATTATTCCCAGCTCGTCATTACTCGGCTTCCTTGAACGGTTCCCGTGGAGATTTGGTGCGCGCGGTGTGAAGTACCGTCCCTCAGCGGCCGATCTACAGGAGCAACCGTCAGGTTTGCATCGCTTCACGCAGGAAGAGGAACCCTTGATGGAAGCtgcagatgaagatctcATCCGGCCCGCTAATAGTCCCACTGGAAGGAATCGGAGTGCAACTCAGTCTTCGCTCGGGACAACAAATTCACTAAGCTCACGCGGCGATCTGATCCCtagcgacgaggaagaagacgcaGTACCGCTAGATGACGAATTCGCATTTGTGCTTGGACACCGAGGTACCAGTTTAGAAGACGATGATCACTTCGGGACGAAATCAGAGATCACGAAATCCGCCTCGGGCACTTCCAGCTTAACGGGGACgtcatccaagaagaaggcaaaacggaagaagaagaagcggtcGACTAGATCATCTGCATCAGATGTGGCAGTGGTGCAGGGGCTTGATACCCCTTCGATGGCAGATTTGAAATTAGAAGAACAGCACGCTGcgttggaagaagaatcagCAATCCAAAAGAGACGGGCTGTTGCACACGAGCTGGCCTTGAACCGCGGCCTTGAAGACGAAGTCGATGGATCCTCACCTTTGATCAGCCCCATTGTGGAGAGACCAAGTAATGCCAGGCAATGGAGTGATTCGTCCAGTCGAAGATTCTCAGGCGAACACGAacccttcccttcctttgAGGCTGGCTCCCCCTAA
- a CDS encoding uncharacterized protein (ID:PFLUO_008020-T1.cds;~source:funannotate), with product MSAPKITLYFDIVSPFAYIAFHVLKNSPTFANCNVQYVPILLGGLMQTCGNTAPINIKNKDKWINQERLRWAKYFSVPVCADTPEGFPVRTLAVQRAMCAVSQKSPEKVESVIDALYRSFWVERNSKIGGPDGFTPILEDVLGKQKAQDVLSAMGQPDIKAILTSNTDHAFKIGAFGLPWFECTNSRGETEGFWGIDHLGQVVDFLGLDRSVDKGFRAVL from the exons ATGTCAGCCCCCAAGATCACTCTTTATTTTGACATCGTCAGCCCCTTTGCTTACATCGCATTCCATGTGTTGAAG AACTCGCCCACATTTGCTAACTGCAATGTGCAATATGTACCCATCCTACTGGGGGGGCTGATGCAAACTTGCGGCAACACGGCCCCAATCAACATCAAGA ACAAGGACAAGTGGATTAACCAGGAACGCTTGCGCTGGGCGAAATACTTCTCCGTGCCCGTGTGCGCTGACACCCCCGAGGGCTTCCCCGTGCGTACGCTCGCCGTCCAGCGAGCTATGTGTGCCGTCTCCCAAAAGTCGCCCGAAAAGGTTGAATCTGTCATCGATGCTCTTTACCGCTCGTTCTGGGTGGAGCGCAACTCGAAGATTGGGGGGCCGGATGGATTCACCCCTATTTTGGAGGATGTTCTTGGGAAGCAGAAGGCGCAGGATGTTTTGTCTGCC ATGGGTCAACCGGATATAAAGGCCATTCTTACCTCTAACACAGATCATGCCTTTAAGATTGGTGCTTTTGGTCTACCGTGGTTTGAGTGCACCAACTCCAGGGGCGAGACGGAGGGATTCTGGGGCATTGACCATCTCGGTCAGGTTGTGGACTTTTTGGGTCTGGATCGTAGCGTGGATAAAGGATTCCGAGCAGTTCTGTGA
- a CDS encoding uncharacterized protein (ID:PFLUO_008026-T1.cds;~source:funannotate) has protein sequence MAKAESELRSILDGGFDREKFPWYVQDLEEVPEPAKTLLEKYSKISPGEVMQHVKTVRDRAFSVFPYPCIGSFRFLDMSVPQSPHYPEILERLKSGQKLLDIGCAVGQELRHLVFDGVSSENLYASDLRLDFFEIGYDLFADRDSLKSPFISADIFDDNSDLVKTLTGQVDIINAASFFHLFNWDQQITVAKRVVSLLRAQPGSLLIGRQVGRQDPLNQKADDRHYRHDPSTWKRLWKQVEEETGTKWDVQAWMEVWQGADRATGSYHGGIETFKLRFAIRRL, from the exons ATGGCGAAAGCCGAGTCTGAGCTTCGCTCTATCCTCGACGGAGGATTCGATCGGGAGAAATTCCCCTGGTATGTGCAGGATCTAGAGGAGGTTCCTGAGCCGGCCAAGACTTTGCTAGAGAAGTACAGCAAGATCTCGCCGGGGGAGGTGATGCAGCATGTGAAAACAGTC CGAGACCGGGCTTTCTCTGTG TTCCCATATCCCTGCATAGGCTCGTTCCGGTTCTTGGACATGAGCGTCCCCCAGTCGCCACATTACCCCGAGATTCTAGAACGGCTCAAGTCTggccagaagctgctggacaTAGGCTGCGCAGTTGGACAAGAGCTGCGTCATCTG GTCTTCGACGGCGTATCCTCAGAAAACCTCTACGCATCtgacctccgcctcgacTTCTTTGAGATAGGTTATGACCTCTTTGCCGATCGTGACAGTCTAAAGTCCCCATTCATCAGCGCAGACATCTTCGACGATAACTCCGACCTAGTAAAGACGCTCACTGGCCAAGTCGACATCATCAATGCTGcatctttcttccatctctttAACTGGGACCAGCAGATCACTGTTGCCAAGCGGGTTGTTAGCTTGCTTCGTGCACAGCCTGGGTCTTTGTTGATTGGACGCCAGGTTGGTCGGCAAGACCCCTTAAATCAAAAAGCTGACGACAGACACTATCGGCATGATCCCTCAACGTGGAAGAGGCTTTGGAAGCAGGTTGAAGAGGAGACGGGCACGAAGTGGGACGTCCAGGCTTGGATGGAAGTGTGGCAGGGCGCTGATCGAGCCACTGGAAGCTATCATGGTGGAATAGAGACATTTAAGCTGAGGTTTGCCATCAGGAGGTTGTAA
- a CDS encoding uncharacterized protein (ID:PFLUO_008021-T1.cds;~source:funannotate) produces the protein MSIDGVDGLAYAHSQGYIHLDYKLENYMERLSSSQRFAIIDWDMAVDVTKPQRSWPLKGTPLYMAPEVVKGEYYKWPYAPDVYSAGVCLLYTVKPSLLASQYSTDVLGIHNKYRSPDGVKEYLARKGLLGTGGPYPEVYDLLSQVLCGPNSRLTMAQFARKLRKIEDNPAYHGELPLIVG, from the exons ATGTCGATTGATGGAGTGGACGGGCTGGCATATGCTCACTCGCAAGGCTACATTCACTTGGATTACAAGCTTGAAAATTATATGGAGCGGTTGAGCAGCTCGCAGCGTTTCGCCATCATTGACTGGGATATGGCGGTAGACGTTACAAAGCCTCAAAGAAGTTGGCCTCTGAAAGGCACTCCACTTTACATGGCTCCTG AGGTGGTAAAGGGGGAGTATTACAAATGGCCCTATGCACCTGATGTTTACTCGGCTGGAGTGTGCCTTCTATACACCGTTAAACCCAGCCTGCTAGCGAGTCAATACAGCACCGATGTGCTGGGCATTCATAATAAATACAGAAGCCCGGACGGTGTCAAAGAATACCTGGCCAGAAAGGGCCTATTGGGAACTGGGGGGCCTTACCCAGAAGTCTACGATCTCTTGTCCCAAGTACTCTGTGGACCGAATTCGCGCTTGACAATGGCACAATTCGCGCGGAAGCTCCGTAAAATCGAGGACAATCCTGCTTACCACGGCGAACTTCCGTTGATTGTCGGCTAG